DNA sequence from the Gopherus evgoodei ecotype Sinaloan lineage unplaced genomic scaffold, rGopEvg1_v1.p scaffold_31_arrow_ctg1, whole genome shotgun sequence genome:
ggggagagaacccaggagtcctggctcccagcccccccgctctgagctcctagcccccactcccctcccagagctggggagagaacccaggagtcctggctcccagcccccttgctctcacccaccagcccccactctcctcccagtcagggacagaacccagcagtcctggctcccagcccccctgctctgagcccctagctccccactctgctccccaccccccgaccattagaccccactcccctcccagtcagggacagagcccaggagtcctggctccaaagaCTCTAGTCTACACCCTGCATTAAACAGCCAACTGCCATAAACAGGTTAAAGGCTCCCTGTCCCCtcggagccagccagccccctgcctgctccaGGGGAGGACCCGTGTACCTCACCCACTGGGGGCGCTATtcggtgctggggggcaggcgaAGAGCAGGGGGGGCCCCTCTcacctcctcgaaggtgtcaTCCCACTCCTGGGCCGTGATGACGTAGTTCACCCGCTCGTTCATGTAGCCCTCCACCTCCCTGGGAGCAGAATGGGAGTGAaaacccctcattcccgacccccagcccccctcactcccgacctgcagcccccccagctctgcctgcgcctctcactcctgaccctcagctctgcctgccccccactcctgacccgcagccccctcgagctctgcccacccccccactcccaacccccagcccccccagctctgcctgcgcctctcactcctgaccctcagctccgcccgcccccactcctgacccgcagccccctcgagctctgcccacccccctcactcccaacccgcagcccccccagctctgaccgcacccctcactcccgacctgcagcccccccagctctgcctgcgcctctcactcctgaccctcagctccgcccgccccccactcctgacccgcagcccccttgagctctgcccacccccccactcccaacccgcagcccccccagctctgaccgcacccctcactcccgaccccagCCCATACTTCCATTGGTTATGAAAGAATTGCTCGCTGAACACAGCCATGTGTCTGGCACAGagatgcagctgtctctggggtgggacacagcACGGAGGCTGTTTAACCACCTCCTAGCAACAGATCACGCTTAGGACAGCAGTGAGGGTAATTTCATAACTACGAAGGGGACTTCGGGAGCTAAACCCACACCCTATGGAATTtcacccggactcctgggttcgcatCTGGGTGGAGGGACCAGCTGCCCTGACGGCCTGAGGCCCCTGTGGCCGGCCCCTCACCCGTTGAACGCCGTGATGTAGCGATTCAGGAGGCGTCGTTCCTGGGACGGGAAATCTCCATACAGGAAAAAGCGTTTGCCCACAAAGAAATCTGGAGAGGAGAAAAGGGGTTAACGTAAGGAGCTGGACGCTACAAAGCCGTGTGGGCGTCTCCCTGTCAGATTTGTGCCGTGTTCACCCATGGGACTCACTGCTGCAGGGTGTTAAAATCTCCATGTGTTCAACTCAGACTCACACCCACCAGAGGAGATGGGCCCCGGGCCCCACTCCTCGCCCCCAGAGAAAGCCGGTTCCCACCATGGGGCTGGACGGAAGCCAGAGTCCCCATGTCCCACCCCACATACCAGGCAGCTCCGGGATGGGCTGATCCGGCTCCTCTTCCACATCCGTGTTCTCCTCCGTGGAGCCGCCGTAGGGGTCATCGTCGGGGTCCGGCGTCGCCTCCCGACCTGCTTGCTGCTTCTTGCGGtgctcctcctccaccctgcaTCAGGGAGCATGGGtcagctccccctcctctgccccacttcacccctccccaagccagtgatagaacccaggagtgctggctcccagcccccctgctctaaccactacaccccactcccctgagctagagagagaacccaggagtccctcCCCAGAATGAGCAGGGGGGGGGCGATCTCCCCCCTAGGGCCCTTTTTCCATccctcctgtccccaccccctcactaGATCAGCCCCCATGGCCCCCAACTCACAGGTGGCCACGCTCTGCTGTACCCACCTCCTCAGCTCGTCGTCCGTGTCGCCGGAGTCGCCCTCCCCACTGTCTCTCGCCCCTGGAGAACAGGACGGGAAATCAGTCCCAGCCACCCCACAGCACTGGGGGATACCtcccagggcagggagccaggactcctgggttctctccttacCTGCGGGCTCTCCGCTGTCTGTGGAGGCCAGGGAGCTCTCCTCCCCGGCCTGTGAGTTGCCGGCGTGGGCCCAGGAGGTGCCGGGCTCTGTCTCCTCCCCCGAGGACTCACCCTGAGGCGGCTGGGCCCTGGCAGGCGCCTTGCCCTGGTGGTTGGAGCTGGGCAGCCCGGCTCTCTGCAAGAGAAAGGTCCAAGGGAGGGGGGTGTCTGCGCGAGGAGGTGTCacagggggcaggggcttggggagctagatcccaccccacccccagagctggggagagaacccaggagtcctggctcccagccccccctgctctaaccactggaccccactcccctcccagagctaggacagaacccaggagtcctggctcccagccccccctgctctaaccactggaccccactcctctcccagagctaggacagaacccaggagtcctggctcccagccccaccccactcccctcccagagccaggccctgGCCCACCTGACGCCCCCTACCTGTCGGGGGGAGGGGGTCTTGCAGGGCCGGGCGGGCGACTCCTCCTcactctcctcttcttcctcgctGCCTGAGGCGGGCGGCCCGCCCATTAGGTATCTGCCAGGGTACACCACTCGGTTACCCCCAAACCAAGTGAACCCCCAggaaccccctcatccccaggcagTCTCCCCCACCAGGACTGAGCCCCTGGGATCCAGCCATCACTGATTGCCCCCATGAGTGACCCCCAGCACCGGTCTAGCTCCCCATCTGACCCCTGATAGCATATAACCCTGAGCCTCAGCCATTGCTGATAGCTCCTGGATGGCCCCTCACAGCCCCACTGGCCATGGGGTGCCCCCAGCCTCACCGTTTGCAGGGCAGGCGCCGCCGGGCCCGGTGGCAGTCCAGCACCCACTCCTTGCGCACGATGGTGCCCCCGCGCCCCTTCACCTGGCTGTACTTGGGCGTGTTGGCgaaggcacagctggggggagggaagcagaagGGAGATCAGAGAGGGGCAGGGGTAAGGGACcgagcaccccccacacacagccgTTTGGAGGCAGGAGGCATAGACCAAGGcatgaggactcctgggttctttccccagctctgggagtggagtggggtctAATAGTtagacgggggtgggggagggctgggagccaggactcctgggttccttgcACAGCACACAGTTGGGAAGGTCCACCCATGATGCTCTGCTCCTGGTGTCTGACTGCGCCCCGGGTTTCCCAGGATGCACTGGGTCAGGACTAGGCAGGGTTAATCAGGCTGGACAGTACCGGCTGCATGGCAGAAGGTTGGGGCCCACATTagggtgggtgttgttgggggtCCAGTCGGGCTGGTCAGGCGGTGCCAGACGGAAGGGGAGAGGTAGCCAGAGGTACCTACGTGAAGCAGGCGCTGTCGGGGGTCCAGTCGGGCTGACTGGGGGCACTGGCCAGACGTGGGCGGGGAGCCAGTGGTACCAATGTGAGGTGGGTGTTGTCGGGGGTCCAGTCGGGCTGGCCGGGCAGGGGCGGTGAGCCGGCGATACCTACCTGAGGTGGGTGCTCTCAGGGGTCCAGTCGGGCTGCACCGACCAGGTGGGGGCGGGAAGCTAGCGGTACCCACGAGGCAGGTGCTGTCGGGGGTCCAGTCGGGCTGGCCGGGGGGTACCGGCCGGGCGGGGAGCCGGTGGTACCCACATGAGGCGGGTGTTGTCGGGGGTCCAGTCGGGCTGGCCGGGGGTACCGGccgggcgggggtggggagctgacaGTATCTACATGAGGCAAGTGCTGTTGGGGGTCTAGTCGGGCTGGCCAGGGGGTACCGgccgggcaggggcagggagccagcGGTACCTACATGAGGCGGGTGCTGTCGGGAGTCCAGTCGGGCTAGCCAGGGGGTACCggccaggcaggggcagggagccagcGGTACCTACATGAGGCGGGTGCTGTCGGGAGTCCAGTCGGGCTAGCCAGGGGATACCggccaggcaggggcagggagccagcGGTACCTACATGAGGTGGGTGCTGTCGGGGGTCCAGTCGGGCCGGTACTTGGCGCCCATCTCCAGCGCCTTGTCCCGCAGCTCGGAGCGGAAGGGGTTCTGGAAGCCGCTCAGCACGAAGACCGTTCCCTGCAGGAGGCGATGAAaatcctcccccgccccctccggcGATGGCTCCTTCGGCTGCTTCTTGGGAACTGGCGGCTTGCGGGGGGGCGGCTCTGGGGCTAGGGGAGGACAACGAGGGGGTAGCAATAATACCCGCCTAATGGGACACCTAAGCCAACTGGAATGCCCTGCCGAATAAGTGACAGATCCATCCTCCCCTCCCTACACTGTACCCCCCTAACCCTCTCCATAGTAGCAGCAGACCTCGATCGGTCACACTGTGTAAGATGCACagcgccagggagagaacccaggagtcccctcTCACCTTTGGGCTTCTTGGGGGCTGGCTGCGTGGGGTGAGGGGCCTCGGCGTCAGGTTTCTGAGCAGAGAGGGGGGATGAGTTCTCCTTGCTGAACTCAAACTTCCTCTTGGTGGGAGCTGGATCCTGAGCGGGAAGAAAAGTGGGTCAGAAATGAAAGGTAAATATCTGGTATGATCTGCACTGGATTCCtgaatgcaaccacctctggggggggggctgtttatCCGGGATCCCTCACTGGGTgctaagatgcagccacctctggggtggggcctggtgCCTATTTACATAGGGATCCTTCACCGGGGGTTGAGGTGCGGTTGCTTTAAGATAAAAAGTGAAGGAGAACCCCGTACCCAAGCAAACCTGCAACGCAGCGGATTGTGGGTACCCAAATGCAGTCCCCACTGAAGGGATCCGGCCCGGATACCAGGGTTCATATAGACAACGACATTCCCAGGCCAGCAGGGCCAGCTGTGCCCGTCAGCCTGCTCCTGAGAGCCCAGGCCACAGACTGGCTCCCGAATCACTCCTAGGGCCGATCTTACTAAGGAACCCCCCGTCTCGACTGAGAAACTGCCTAGGACGGAGAATCCCCCGTGCCCCTCGGGGACGTGTCGCAGTGGCTCATTCCCCTCCCTGGTGAGCACTGGGGCCTTATTCCCAGGGTGAATAGACAGATGGGGATTTACCACTGGAACTGGCCCCCGGGTTCcagcagccccccgcccctgcGAGGGAGCAGCCGCGCCCGGCCGAGGACT
Encoded proteins:
- the XRCC1 gene encoding DNA repair protein XRCC1, whose amino-acid sequence is MPEIGIRHVVSASSADPTHCAENLLKADTYRKWKAAQAGEKQLSVILQFEKEERIHSIDVGNEGSAFVEVLAGSSASPSEQDYEVLLVTSSFMSPSESKAGTNLNRVRMFGPDKLVKAAAEKKWDRVKIVCTQPYTKTLAYGLSFVKFHSPPENNETQSKSASPKVTKLGHFKVKDEDSSSASMRPGALFFSRASKPLLTPPRAPQTEESSPSYAVATLQASTPSASSPSVAEKPSARTSPSHAATSPKDPAPTKRKFEFSKENSSPLSAQKPDAEAPHPTQPAPKKPKAPEPPPRKPPVPKKQPKEPSPEGAGEDFHRLLQGTVFVLSGFQNPFRSELRDKALEMGAKYRPDWTPDSTHLICAFANTPKYSQVKGRGGTIVRKEWVLDCHRARRRLPCKRYLMGGPPASGSEEEEESEEESPARPCKTPSPRQRAGLPSSNHQGKAPARAQPPQGESSGEETEPGTSWAHAGNSQAGEESSLASTDSGEPAGARDSGEGDSGDTDDELRRVEEEHRKKQQAGREATPDPDDDPYGGSTEENTDVEEEPDQPIPELPDFFVGKRFFLYGDFPSQERRLLNRYITAFNGEVEGYMNERVNYVITAQEWDDTFEEALNDNASLSFVRPRWIYTCGERQRLIPHQPYVVVPRA